One genomic segment of Mytilus trossulus isolate FHL-02 chromosome 4, PNRI_Mtr1.1.1.hap1, whole genome shotgun sequence includes these proteins:
- the LOC134715167 gene encoding heat shock factor 2-binding protein-like isoform X2, whose protein sequence is MHKKFLIEVKQNYTSLVQEWNLLNKEIGEKLKSKNTWTVDKEDLSQLAAEIAQLKENLPKVLNKNVLTAASKINLIEEELQITKKLAESKQLEASQWKARCEVATADCQKEKEENIKLKCEVQELTQQLSQQSDYCSSLGSACCTLLWRVSKNEESIQSILVGTKIDEFLCLVSNTLESYLSAYKEEWPQDTSEEQSFILALCGIITNIAASALGRDFLVTNQYGRQLIDTYLKVLSEAPNGKAAKLKNLILMSLYNISINQKGIKYICTKKGLLSLLSWILQDEKIVDNRVNSLRLIQSIICEDVNISLIHELEEALPNRVFEELLQEKNRDIKELALEILSDIQQHKTHEQ, encoded by the exons ATGCAT AAGAAATTTTTGATAGAGGTAAAACAGAATTACACATCACTTGTTCAAGAATGGAACTTGTTAAACAAAGAAATAGGAGAGAAACTTAAGTCCAAG aacacaTGGACAGTTGACAAAGAAGATCTTTCTCAGTTAGCAGCAGAAATTGCacaattgaaagaaaatttacCAAAAGTACTGAATAAAAATGTCCTCACAGCTGCATCTAAGATAAATCTCATTGAGGAAG AATTGCAGATCACTAAGAAGCTTGCAGAATCCAAACAGTTAGAAGCATCTCAATGGAAAGCTCGATGTGAAGTGGCAACAGCTGACtgtcaaaaagaaaaagag gaaaacataaaattgaaatgtgaAGTTCAGGAGCTGACTCAGCAGTTATCTCAACAGTCTGACTATTGCTCCAGCCTAGGGTCAGCCTGCTGTACACTACTGTGGAGAGTATCAAAGAATGAAGAGAGTATACAGTCAATACTTGTTGGG ACTAAGATTGATGAGTTTTTGTGTCTGGTTTCCAACACTTTAGAAAGTTATTTATCTGCCTATAAAGAAGAGTGGCCACAGGATACCAGTGAGGAACAGAGCTTTATATTAGCTCTTTGTGGAATCATTACAA ACATAGCTGCCTCAGCCCTTGGTAGAGACTTCTTGGTGACTAATCAGTATGGCAGACAGCTAATAGACACATATCTCAAAGTCCTATCTGAAGCTCCAAATGGAAAAGCTGCTAAGCTGAAAAA tttaatTCTGATGTCTTTATACAACATAAGTATTAATCAGAAGGGAATTAAGTACATCTGCACCAAGAAAGGATTGCTGTCCTTATTGTCATGGATTTTACAAG ATGAGAAGATTGTGGATAACAGAGTTAACTCTCTTAGACTGATCCAATCTATCATTTGTGAAGATGTGAATATCAGCCTGATCCATGAATTAGAAGAAGCT TTACCAAACCGTGTGTTTGAAGAGTTACTACAAGAGAAGAACAGAGATATAAAAGAACTTGCTTTGGAGATACTTTCTGATATCCAGCAGCATAAAACACatgaacaataa
- the LOC134715167 gene encoding heat shock factor 2-binding protein-like isoform X1 — protein sequence MQENSEDNSYGHMIKQSKKFLIEVKQNYTSLVQEWNLLNKEIGEKLKSKNTWTVDKEDLSQLAAEIAQLKENLPKVLNKNVLTAASKINLIEEELQITKKLAESKQLEASQWKARCEVATADCQKEKEENIKLKCEVQELTQQLSQQSDYCSSLGSACCTLLWRVSKNEESIQSILVGTKIDEFLCLVSNTLESYLSAYKEEWPQDTSEEQSFILALCGIITNIAASALGRDFLVTNQYGRQLIDTYLKVLSEAPNGKAAKLKNLILMSLYNISINQKGIKYICTKKGLLSLLSWILQDEKIVDNRVNSLRLIQSIICEDVNISLIHELEEALPNRVFEELLQEKNRDIKELALEILSDIQQHKTHEQ from the exons ATGCAAGAAAATTCAGAAGATAATTCATATGGACATATGATAAAACAGTCG AAGAAATTTTTGATAGAGGTAAAACAGAATTACACATCACTTGTTCAAGAATGGAACTTGTTAAACAAAGAAATAGGAGAGAAACTTAAGTCCAAG aacacaTGGACAGTTGACAAAGAAGATCTTTCTCAGTTAGCAGCAGAAATTGCacaattgaaagaaaatttacCAAAAGTACTGAATAAAAATGTCCTCACAGCTGCATCTAAGATAAATCTCATTGAGGAAG AATTGCAGATCACTAAGAAGCTTGCAGAATCCAAACAGTTAGAAGCATCTCAATGGAAAGCTCGATGTGAAGTGGCAACAGCTGACtgtcaaaaagaaaaagag gaaaacataaaattgaaatgtgaAGTTCAGGAGCTGACTCAGCAGTTATCTCAACAGTCTGACTATTGCTCCAGCCTAGGGTCAGCCTGCTGTACACTACTGTGGAGAGTATCAAAGAATGAAGAGAGTATACAGTCAATACTTGTTGGG ACTAAGATTGATGAGTTTTTGTGTCTGGTTTCCAACACTTTAGAAAGTTATTTATCTGCCTATAAAGAAGAGTGGCCACAGGATACCAGTGAGGAACAGAGCTTTATATTAGCTCTTTGTGGAATCATTACAA ACATAGCTGCCTCAGCCCTTGGTAGAGACTTCTTGGTGACTAATCAGTATGGCAGACAGCTAATAGACACATATCTCAAAGTCCTATCTGAAGCTCCAAATGGAAAAGCTGCTAAGCTGAAAAA tttaatTCTGATGTCTTTATACAACATAAGTATTAATCAGAAGGGAATTAAGTACATCTGCACCAAGAAAGGATTGCTGTCCTTATTGTCATGGATTTTACAAG ATGAGAAGATTGTGGATAACAGAGTTAACTCTCTTAGACTGATCCAATCTATCATTTGTGAAGATGTGAATATCAGCCTGATCCATGAATTAGAAGAAGCT TTACCAAACCGTGTGTTTGAAGAGTTACTACAAGAGAAGAACAGAGATATAAAAGAACTTGCTTTGGAGATACTTTCTGATATCCAGCAGCATAAAACACatgaacaataa